A genomic segment from Saccharicrinis carchari encodes:
- a CDS encoding tetratricopeptide repeat protein, whose translation MSAKSNLFAVCIALLLSIQSLSGQNNNPSVTKMFNLAVSFAEKEDYEQAIPLFKRVAEEEPENINVLYNLGHSYLNAKGGHDSALVYFSKAVELLKPENYYTELGVDLHLSKAKSMQMLYRYKDALGVYHKMLDFTDEDETELREMISREIEISNNGIKFMKNPVKLEVHNLGSTINSSYDDHSPLVSADESIVIFTSRRKSSYSQMLNDGQFSEKIYTAKKENEKWGKAKVIKEVQKRDSHESALCLSADGSELYLLRSDFDGQNLYVSEFDGEIWSEPFMLPQGINSRYNETHASINADKSMLFFTSDRKGGEGGLDIYMVRKLPNGKWGTPKSLGPDINTPYDEETPMIHPDGKTLFFSSEGHNTMGNFDIFYSRMKADSSWSEPVNMGYPINTPDDDFFFVPTAAENRAYMASSRFEENYGGSDLYAIEYEQPEIERLAVIKGKLNAGREYAWDDVLIQVKEKGTDHLVGEYSPNPVSGKYMFILEAEKTYDIEIMGENIENTVSSLTVSRDMTYLNQSQSVETEDVMVKGLLAAVKTETKTGKDEVTDTDKAATMVRGKYTVQFVTLKKPLDNYDAYRQLDKDKIMLYKGNDGNYRYVYGSFNSFKDAKKAKHKVIEATGYDDPFVRYFWQLDKMKAED comes from the coding sequence ATGTCTGCTAAATCTAACCTATTCGCTGTCTGTATAGCTCTGTTGCTTTCAATTCAGTCGCTTTCGGGGCAAAACAATAATCCGAGTGTGACTAAAATGTTTAACCTTGCGGTTTCGTTTGCCGAAAAGGAAGATTATGAACAAGCCATCCCTTTGTTTAAAAGAGTAGCTGAAGAGGAACCGGAAAACATAAATGTGCTTTACAATCTGGGCCATTCATACCTTAATGCAAAGGGAGGACACGATTCGGCATTGGTGTATTTTTCTAAAGCAGTGGAGCTTTTAAAGCCCGAGAATTATTATACCGAGTTAGGTGTAGATTTGCACCTATCGAAGGCTAAAAGTATGCAGATGCTCTATCGGTATAAGGATGCATTGGGCGTGTACCACAAGATGCTTGATTTTACAGATGAGGATGAAACAGAGTTGAGAGAAATGATAAGCCGCGAAATAGAAATAAGCAACAACGGGATAAAATTTATGAAAAATCCTGTTAAGCTCGAAGTACATAACCTCGGAAGCACGATAAATTCAAGCTACGATGACCACAGCCCACTAGTAAGTGCCGATGAATCAATCGTTATCTTTACCTCACGGCGTAAATCATCCTACTCCCAAATGTTAAACGATGGACAATTTTCAGAAAAGATATATACAGCCAAAAAAGAAAATGAAAAGTGGGGCAAAGCAAAGGTGATTAAAGAGGTGCAGAAAAGAGACAGCCATGAGTCGGCTTTATGCCTTTCGGCAGACGGGAGTGAACTGTATCTGCTACGCAGCGATTTTGACGGCCAAAACCTTTATGTGAGCGAGTTTGACGGCGAAATATGGAGCGAGCCTTTTATGCTGCCCCAAGGAATTAACAGCCGCTACAACGAAACCCACGCTTCCATCAATGCCGATAAATCAATGCTATTTTTCACCAGTGACAGAAAAGGTGGAGAGGGTGGCTTGGATATTTATATGGTACGCAAATTACCCAACGGCAAATGGGGTACTCCAAAAAGCCTGGGACCGGATATTAATACCCCGTATGACGAAGAAACACCTATGATTCACCCGGATGGTAAAACCTTGTTTTTTAGTTCTGAGGGGCACAATACCATGGGTAATTTCGACATTTTTTACAGCCGGATGAAAGCGGATAGCTCTTGGAGCGAACCCGTTAATATGGGCTACCCGATCAATACCCCCGACGATGATTTCTTTTTTGTGCCTACCGCGGCAGAAAACAGAGCCTACATGGCATCCTCACGCTTTGAAGAAAATTACGGCGGTTCGGATCTGTATGCCATAGAATACGAACAACCGGAAATAGAACGTCTGGCCGTTATAAAAGGCAAGCTTAATGCAGGCAGGGAGTATGCCTGGGATGATGTATTAATACAGGTTAAAGAGAAGGGAACAGACCACTTAGTAGGCGAGTATAGTCCCAATCCGGTGTCGGGTAAATACATGTTTATTCTGGAAGCCGAAAAAACTTACGACATCGAAATAATGGGTGAAAATATAGAAAATACAGTGAGTAGCCTAACAGTTAGCCGCGACATGACCTATTTAAACCAATCGCAATCGGTAGAAACAGAGGATGTGATGGTGAAAGGATTGCTGGCAGCGGTAAAAACAGAAACCAAAACCGGTAAGGACGAGGTTACAGATACGGATAAAGCCGCTACAATGGTCAGGGGTAAATACACCGTACAGTTTGTAACCCTAAAAAAACCATTGGATAATTACGATGCTTATAGGCAACTGGACAAGGATAAGATAATGCTGTACAAAGGCAATGATGGCAATTATCGCTATGTATATGGCAGTTTTAACAGCTTTAAAGACGCAAAAAAAGCAAAGCATAAAGTAATAGAAGCCACGGGATACGACGACCCGTTTGTGCGTTATTTCTGGCAGTTGGATAAAATGAAAGCGGAGGATTGA
- a CDS encoding tetratricopeptide repeat protein, giving the protein MQKIFILLLSLFWVTSMSAQQRAYKKEILKAEDLLQLDNYQDASAIYNRLLKEYPNDRYILFKAGECFLFSENHIEKSIELLEEAVQKYPLKNKKSTQAIEARFYLGQAYHLGYRFAEALELFEKLKKQIASKQSAAKKKIQREIIYNKNALALKKHPVDFRITNLGPFINTKYDEHSPVVNLHEDMLLFTSTRKPVASATHKAATTYENVYFSHWRDGQWITSRGIGFNTQGNSATIGISSDGSTLLIYKSEAGVGNIHTSYFKNNNWGELEKLPSPINTMANETHASFSIDGNTLYFTSDRAGGYGGKDIYCVNKLPDGSWGKVRNMGEKINTEYDEESPYIHPNGKTLYFSSEGHRSMGGYDIFKAGIDTAGNWGNVLNIGYPINTPFDDLFYAPTIDEQRVYYASRRDKGFGGADIYLIEFPSNHPNALTVAGGFLFRPDGEPAANAKITVTNKNSGEVEGVYRPSPNNGKYIFILPAGAHYNMEIEMEGHKTVIKDFNIPAENTFARKKHTFYLDPLVLKVNTNQ; this is encoded by the coding sequence ATGCAAAAAATATTTATTTTACTGTTGTCACTTTTTTGGGTTACGAGCATGAGTGCACAGCAACGTGCATACAAAAAGGAAATACTTAAAGCTGAGGACTTGTTACAGCTTGATAATTACCAGGATGCCTCGGCTATTTACAACCGCTTGTTAAAAGAATATCCCAACGATAGGTATATCTTATTTAAAGCTGGAGAGTGTTTTCTATTTTCGGAAAATCATATCGAAAAATCAATAGAATTATTGGAGGAGGCAGTTCAAAAATACCCGCTTAAAAATAAAAAAAGTACCCAAGCCATCGAAGCCAGGTTCTACCTTGGACAGGCGTACCATCTTGGTTATCGCTTTGCAGAAGCATTGGAGCTTTTTGAAAAGTTAAAAAAGCAAATCGCAAGCAAACAAAGTGCAGCCAAAAAAAAGATTCAGCGCGAAATAATATACAACAAAAATGCTTTAGCGCTTAAAAAGCATCCTGTAGATTTTAGAATTACCAATCTCGGACCCTTTATCAATACGAAGTACGACGAACACAGTCCCGTAGTAAATTTACACGAGGATATGCTCTTATTCACCTCAACAAGAAAACCCGTAGCATCTGCTACCCATAAGGCTGCTACGACATACGAAAACGTGTATTTTTCGCATTGGCGCGATGGCCAATGGATTACCTCAAGGGGTATCGGTTTTAATACCCAGGGCAACAGTGCTACCATAGGAATTTCGTCCGATGGCAGCACCTTACTTATCTACAAAAGTGAAGCAGGAGTTGGCAATATACACACCAGCTACTTTAAAAACAACAATTGGGGCGAGCTTGAAAAATTACCCTCCCCCATCAATACAATGGCCAATGAAACACACGCCTCCTTTTCGATAGATGGAAACACCTTATACTTTACCAGTGATCGTGCCGGTGGATATGGAGGCAAGGATATCTATTGTGTGAACAAACTGCCTGATGGTAGTTGGGGAAAAGTACGCAATATGGGCGAGAAAATAAATACTGAATACGACGAGGAAAGTCCTTATATCCATCCCAATGGAAAAACTTTATATTTTAGTTCTGAGGGGCATCGCTCTATGGGGGGTTACGATATATTTAAAGCCGGCATAGATACCGCGGGTAACTGGGGAAATGTGCTGAATATTGGTTATCCAATCAACACCCCATTTGACGACCTGTTTTATGCCCCTACCATCGACGAGCAAAGAGTATACTATGCCTCGCGGCGGGATAAAGGATTTGGAGGAGCAGATATATACTTGATTGAGTTTCCCAGTAACCATCCCAATGCATTAACCGTGGCCGGTGGATTTCTGTTTCGTCCGGATGGTGAGCCTGCTGCCAACGCAAAAATAACAGTAACTAATAAAAATAGTGGTGAGGTTGAAGGCGTTTATCGTCCCAGTCCTAATAATGGAAAATACATTTTTATTCTTCCTGCCGGTGCCCATTATAACATGGAAATAGAAATGGAAGGACATAAAACGGTTATTAAAGACTTTAATATTCCAGCCGAAAATACCTTTGCTCGAAAAAAACACACCTTTTATCTTGATCCTTTAGTTTTAAAAGTAAATACGAACCAGTAA
- a CDS encoding glycosyltransferase family 2 protein produces MDLSVVIVSYNAVDFLRLTLNSVFAACTTITAEVFVVDNNSSDGAAAMVAKEFPACKLIANQVNPGFAKANNQAIRKAHGKYILILNPDTVVAEDTFTKTIAFMQNTKDAGGMGIRMIDGSGLFLPESKRGVPSPWTALTKMSGLAALFPTSKIFAEYHKGYLSPNKNSKIEVLAGAFMLFKKSVLDKVGLLDEDFFMYGEDIDLSYRVTKHAYANYYFSESSIIHFKGESTIKDKTYVNRFYKAMVQFAHKHFSKSYGIVLKVFIYLGVFVASALSTFKHALLKNKAQNPVANQPTLLFLHNYPAPEDLMQQLEKKFVVKTITDPAMEQQGTLVFVQGLMPYKQMIKTMDTYKCKFNYRFLDLQAKVMLGSDNKLIQGQTIAL; encoded by the coding sequence TTGGATTTATCTGTTGTAATAGTCAGTTATAATGCCGTAGATTTTCTACGGCTGACCCTGAATTCGGTTTTTGCGGCTTGCACGACTATTACGGCTGAGGTGTTTGTGGTAGACAATAATTCTTCCGATGGTGCCGCAGCTATGGTGGCCAAAGAGTTTCCTGCCTGTAAACTTATTGCCAATCAGGTCAACCCGGGCTTTGCCAAAGCCAACAATCAGGCTATCCGCAAGGCTCACGGGAAATATATTTTAATACTGAACCCGGATACCGTTGTAGCAGAAGACACCTTTACCAAAACCATCGCTTTTATGCAAAACACCAAGGATGCGGGTGGAATGGGTATTCGCATGATCGACGGTTCAGGCCTATTCCTTCCCGAATCAAAACGTGGTGTGCCGTCGCCATGGACCGCTCTAACAAAAATGTCGGGACTGGCTGCTTTATTTCCTACTTCAAAAATATTTGCCGAATACCACAAAGGTTATCTAAGCCCAAACAAAAACAGTAAAATAGAAGTGCTTGCCGGAGCCTTTATGCTTTTTAAAAAGAGTGTTCTGGATAAGGTAGGCTTGTTGGACGAAGATTTTTTTATGTATGGCGAAGATATCGACCTATCTTACCGTGTAACAAAACATGCCTACGCCAATTACTACTTTTCCGAATCGAGTATCATTCATTTTAAAGGAGAGAGCACCATAAAAGATAAAACCTATGTAAATAGATTTTACAAAGCCATGGTTCAATTTGCCCATAAGCACTTTAGCAAAAGCTACGGAATTGTTTTAAAGGTTTTTATTTACCTGGGGGTATTTGTAGCCAGCGCACTGTCCACTTTCAAACATGCTCTACTTAAAAACAAGGCTCAAAACCCTGTTGCCAACCAACCCACACTATTATTTTTACACAACTATCCTGCCCCTGAAGATTTGATGCAGCAACTTGAAAAGAAATTTGTAGTTAAAACAATAACTGACCCGGCTATGGAGCAACAGGGTACGCTTGTTTTTGTGCAAGGACTAATGCCGTATAAACAGATGATAAAAACAATGGATACGTACAAATGTAAATTTAATTATCGTTTTTTAGATTTGCAGGCAAAAGTTATGCTTGGTAGCGACAATAAGCTTATTCAAGGTCAAACAATTGCACTTTAA
- a CDS encoding BT0820 family HAD-type phosphatase, giving the protein MTIAVDFDGTIVEHRYPRIGKEMLFAFDTLKAMQKAGHLLILWTYRSGHELDEAVAYCQKRGIEFFAVNKSYPEEIFNENESSRKINADLFIDDRNVGGFYGWGEIWQELGLGNDEETRKIKQRMERAARRPWCNFFKTLFCKE; this is encoded by the coding sequence ATGACTATAGCCGTTGATTTTGATGGGACCATCGTTGAGCATAGATATCCTCGCATAGGGAAAGAAATGCTTTTTGCGTTCGACACCCTAAAAGCGATGCAGAAAGCCGGTCATTTATTAATTTTATGGACCTACCGCTCCGGTCACGAACTGGATGAAGCCGTTGCATATTGCCAAAAACGAGGAATAGAATTTTTTGCGGTAAACAAGAGTTATCCTGAAGAGATTTTTAACGAGAACGAATCGAGCCGAAAAATTAATGCCGACTTGTTTATCGATGACCGTAATGTAGGTGGTTTTTATGGTTGGGGCGAAATTTGGCAGGAGCTTGGATTGGGCAACGATGAGGAGACCAGGAAAATTAAACAGAGAATGGAGCGGGCAGCAAGACGCCCGTGGTGTAATTTTTTTAAAACTTTATTTTGTAAAGAATAG
- the recR gene encoding recombination mediator RecR — protein sequence MNWDSYPSQILENAVREFSKLPGVGKKTALRLVLFLLKQEKNDVLSFAESLRSLSEDIVYCKSCHNISDSELCDICASPKRDHSTVCVVENIKDVMAIENTQQYFGVYHVLGGIISPMDGIGPDDLTVKPLQSRVKLGLAKELIFALPTTMEGDTTNFYLYRKFKDSDVKITTLARGVAIGDELEYADELTLGRSLINRLPFETTL from the coding sequence ATGAATTGGGATAGCTATCCATCGCAAATACTGGAGAATGCGGTACGGGAGTTTTCAAAACTACCCGGCGTAGGCAAAAAAACAGCACTCAGGCTGGTACTCTTTTTGTTAAAACAAGAAAAGAATGATGTGTTAAGCTTTGCTGAATCCTTACGGAGCTTGAGCGAAGATATTGTGTATTGTAAATCATGCCATAACATATCAGACAGTGAGCTTTGCGACATATGCGCCAGTCCTAAACGCGACCATTCAACCGTTTGTGTTGTGGAGAATATAAAAGATGTGATGGCTATCGAAAACACACAACAGTATTTTGGTGTTTATCACGTGCTGGGTGGCATTATATCTCCCATGGACGGCATAGGTCCTGACGATTTAACAGTTAAACCCTTGCAGTCAAGGGTAAAATTAGGATTGGCCAAAGAACTTATATTTGCCCTGCCTACTACCATGGAAGGCGACACTACTAATTTTTATCTCTACCGTAAGTTCAAGGATAGTGATGTAAAAATAACCACGCTCGCTCGTGGAGTTGCCATAGGCGACGAGTTGGAGTATGCTGATGAACTTACGCTGGGGCGTTCATTGATAAACCGTTTACCCTTTGAAACTACTTTGTAA
- the rbfA gene encoding 30S ribosome-binding factor RbfA, which yields MDSTRQKKIARLLQRELSEIFMREARHWTLGAMVSVSKVRISPDLALAKAYISIFPSDKKEKVYTEINNNVSGMRRFLGLRVGKQMRIVPNLQFFIDDSLDYIDNIDRLLKDS from the coding sequence ATGGATTCAACAAGACAAAAGAAAATAGCGCGATTGCTTCAGCGCGAACTGAGCGAGATATTTATGCGCGAGGCCAGGCACTGGACGCTGGGAGCAATGGTTTCTGTTTCCAAAGTGCGTATATCGCCCGATTTGGCCTTGGCCAAAGCCTACATTAGCATATTTCCATCAGATAAAAAAGAAAAAGTGTACACCGAAATAAACAATAATGTTTCGGGGATGCGTCGCTTTCTTGGTTTACGCGTAGGCAAACAGATGCGCATAGTGCCTAACTTACAATTTTTTATCGACGACTCATTGGATTATATCGATAACATCGATCGCCTTTTAAAAGACTCCTAA
- a CDS encoding class I SAM-dependent methyltransferase, translating to MQYDPIKKSLGNVFNVSPWSRILFYKLLDLLLLRSWHIRKEIRAWSKKVASDIKVLDAGSGFGQYVYYLSSKNKGWDITGLDVKKEQIADCNTFFARINRRDRVRFAYADLTKMDQEEMYDLVVSVDVMEHIEDDEGVFRNIYRAMNPGGMMLISTPSDQGGSDAHHHEAEHQDGVTGFIDEHVRDGYNLQEITQKLKKAGFKDVDARYSYGRPGSISWKLSMKYPISMLNVSKVFFILLPFYYLLTFPISIVLNIWDVSGHHKKGTGLIVKAFK from the coding sequence ATGCAATACGATCCTATTAAAAAAAGCCTGGGCAATGTATTTAACGTGTCGCCATGGTCGCGTATTTTATTCTATAAACTTTTGGACTTGCTCTTGTTGCGCTCCTGGCATATCCGTAAAGAGATTAGAGCATGGAGCAAAAAAGTAGCCAGCGACATAAAAGTATTGGATGCCGGGTCCGGCTTCGGGCAGTATGTGTATTATCTCTCGTCGAAAAATAAAGGCTGGGACATAACAGGCCTTGATGTAAAAAAGGAACAGATAGCGGATTGTAATACCTTTTTTGCCAGGATAAACCGTAGGGACCGCGTTAGGTTTGCCTATGCCGATCTAACTAAAATGGATCAGGAAGAAATGTACGATTTAGTAGTTTCGGTTGATGTAATGGAGCATATAGAAGACGATGAAGGCGTTTTTCGCAATATTTACAGAGCCATGAACCCCGGCGGTATGATGCTCATCTCTACACCCAGCGATCAAGGCGGTTCCGATGCCCATCATCACGAGGCTGAACACCAAGATGGCGTAACCGGATTTATTGATGAGCATGTGCGCGATGGATACAACCTGCAGGAGATTACGCAAAAACTTAAAAAAGCCGGTTTTAAAGATGTGGATGCCCGATATTCCTACGGCCGCCCGGGAAGCATATCCTGGAAACTATCGATGAAGTATCCTATCTCTATGCTCAATGTGTCCAAAGTATTTTTTATACTACTACCGTTTTATTATCTGCTCACTTTTCCCATATCTATTGTTTTAAATATTTGGGATGTGAGTGGCCATCATAAAAAAGGCACAGGCTTGATAGTGAAGGCTTTTAAGTAG
- a CDS encoding ABC transporter permease yields the protein MKLILEIALKFLFGKKSKGIINTISTISIVGVGVGSLALLMVLSVFNGLHGLIGGLYGSFDPDFKVIATQGKFYSIDTLDIQRIQNMDEVIQVAPVVEDNALLKYNQRRVTGIVMGVDSTFSQVSRLDSIIIDGKFIINDDFGYGGAIGFELADQLNVRPTFMTPLAIYVPQRNKKISLTRPDEAFNTHYVHPKGIFMVKQKEYDSQYLIIDIGLARKLFQYKPSEVSYLAVAIKADASVDRVQRRIETIVGQSFQVKNRQQQHASFYKMMKVEKLMAYLILCFILIIATFNLIGTMSMLIFDKKEGIKTLKSIGADKRMVTRVFLVEGWLISLIGVVSGVALGIILVLVQQHLGIVKFASGGNFVVDAYPVKLLLTDIIVTMVTVTSIGFLATLYPVKVIVRNYYDEAK from the coding sequence TTGAAACTCATCTTAGAAATAGCGCTCAAATTTCTTTTCGGTAAAAAGTCGAAAGGAATTATCAATACCATTTCAACTATTTCCATCGTTGGGGTAGGCGTGGGTTCGCTTGCCCTGCTTATGGTGCTTTCGGTTTTTAACGGTCTGCACGGATTAATAGGAGGCTTGTACGGCTCCTTTGATCCGGATTTTAAAGTGATTGCCACACAAGGTAAGTTTTATTCTATCGACACCCTGGATATTCAGAGAATACAGAATATGGACGAGGTAATTCAGGTTGCCCCGGTGGTGGAGGACAATGCCCTGCTCAAATATAACCAACGCAGAGTAACAGGTATCGTAATGGGGGTAGATAGTACCTTTTCGCAGGTCAGTCGTTTAGATTCCATTATTATTGATGGTAAGTTTATTATTAACGATGATTTTGGATATGGTGGCGCCATAGGTTTTGAGCTGGCCGATCAACTGAATGTAAGGCCTACCTTTATGACCCCGCTTGCCATTTACGTTCCTCAGCGAAATAAAAAGATTAGCCTTACCCGGCCTGATGAGGCTTTCAATACCCATTATGTGCATCCTAAGGGCATTTTTATGGTCAAACAAAAAGAATACGATTCGCAATACCTCATCATTGATATAGGGCTGGCGCGCAAGCTGTTTCAATACAAACCAAGCGAAGTGAGCTACCTTGCCGTTGCCATCAAGGCGGATGCTTCTGTGGATCGTGTGCAGCGAAGGATAGAAACGATAGTGGGCCAATCTTTTCAGGTTAAAAACAGGCAGCAACAACATGCCAGTTTTTATAAAATGATGAAGGTGGAAAAACTAATGGCATATCTAATCCTGTGTTTTATACTGATAATAGCTACCTTTAACCTGATAGGTACCATGTCGATGCTTATATTCGACAAGAAGGAAGGCATTAAAACGTTAAAGAGTATAGGTGCCGATAAACGCATGGTGACCCGGGTGTTTTTGGTAGAAGGCTGGTTGATCTCGCTCATTGGGGTAGTCTCAGGTGTGGCTCTGGGTATTATTTTGGTGCTGGTACAACAGCACCTGGGCATCGTTAAATTTGCCAGTGGCGGTAATTTTGTGGTGGATGCTTATCCGGTAAAACTGTTGCTAACGGATATAATCGTAACTATGGTAACCGTTACTTCTATCGGATTTCTGGCTACATTGTATCCCGTAAAAGTTATCGTGCGTAATTATTATGATGAAGCAAAGTAG
- a CDS encoding NAD(P)H-binding protein — MNKTAIILGATGLSGSLLLKKLVDDDSYGTIKLFLRKPTGNKSPKIQEFIGDMLQLEDFKKDFMADEVFCCIGTTTAKTKDKALYRAIDMGIPAAAAKLCAQNNIPVFMVISAIGANANSNIFYNRTKGEMEGAVLSQQIPTVYILRPSLIVGGRQENRVGESMAAWLMKILNPFLFGRLKKYRSIKANTIASAMHRLAITQLEVPTIIESDRIARIAVGD; from the coding sequence ATGAATAAAACAGCCATTATCCTCGGTGCTACCGGATTAAGCGGCAGCCTGCTTTTAAAAAAGTTGGTAGATGACGATAGCTACGGTACAATAAAACTTTTTTTGCGAAAACCTACCGGAAATAAATCGCCTAAAATACAAGAGTTTATTGGTGATATGTTGCAATTGGAGGATTTTAAAAAGGACTTTATGGCCGATGAGGTGTTTTGCTGCATTGGTACCACTACGGCAAAAACCAAGGACAAAGCCTTGTACCGTGCTATTGACATGGGCATACCTGCAGCCGCAGCCAAACTGTGCGCTCAAAACAATATCCCGGTATTTATGGTTATTTCGGCCATTGGAGCCAATGCCAATAGTAATATATTTTACAACCGCACCAAAGGCGAAATGGAGGGAGCTGTTTTAAGCCAACAGATACCAACAGTATACATCCTTCGGCCATCCCTTATTGTTGGAGGTCGTCAGGAAAACAGGGTGGGGGAGTCTATGGCTGCCTGGCTGATGAAAATATTAAATCCCTTTTTGTTTGGGAGGCTTAAAAAATACCGTTCTATCAAAGCCAATACCATTGCCTCCGCCATGCACCGGCTGGCTATTACGCAGCTGGAGGTACCCACAATTATTGAATCGGACAGGATAGCAAGAATTGCCGTGGGTGATTAA
- a CDS encoding glucose-6-phosphate isomerase gives MENLKINISKTFDFISEEKVNGYKSEVASHLKSLYEKTGRGNDYLGWVNLPSSIDDTELADIEATAASLRSKADIVVVVGIGGSYLGARAVIDALSNSFDHLLTDRKDPVVVYAGQNIGEDYTAELLDLLKDKSFALVVISKSGTTTEPALAFRLLKDLLESKYSANETKERIVAITDAKKGALRTLANQKGYKTYVIPDDVGGRYSVLTPVGLLPIAVAGIDIRAFVKGAQDMEKTTAHEAENSAAATYAAVRNELYRNGKGTEILVNYQPKLHFVAEWWKQLYGESEGKEHKGIFPAAVDFSTDLHSMGQYIQEGVRNIFETVLSVNKANREVIIPRDEADLDGLNYLAGKRVDKVNKMAELGTLLAHVDGGVPNIQIEIPELNAYYIGQLLYFFEIACGISGYILGVNPFDQPGVEAYKSNMFALLEKPGFEEETKAIKAKL, from the coding sequence ATGGAAAATTTAAAGATCAATATTTCTAAAACCTTCGATTTTATATCGGAAGAAAAAGTAAACGGATACAAAAGCGAAGTTGCTTCACACCTAAAGTCACTATATGAAAAAACAGGGCGTGGTAACGACTACCTGGGATGGGTAAACCTCCCCTCCAGCATCGACGATACCGAACTGGCTGACATTGAGGCTACGGCCGCCAGCCTGCGCTCAAAAGCGGATATTGTAGTGGTGGTAGGCATTGGCGGAAGCTACCTTGGGGCGCGTGCCGTTATAGATGCCCTATCCAACAGCTTCGATCATCTGCTTACCGACCGAAAAGACCCGGTTGTGGTTTATGCCGGACAAAATATTGGCGAAGATTATACTGCCGAGTTACTGGATCTTTTAAAAGATAAATCCTTTGCACTTGTGGTTATTTCCAAATCCGGAACTACCACCGAGCCTGCGCTGGCCTTCCGTTTGCTAAAAGATTTGTTAGAAAGTAAATACTCTGCCAACGAAACTAAAGAACGCATTGTGGCTATTACCGATGCCAAGAAAGGAGCATTACGCACCCTGGCTAATCAAAAAGGATATAAAACTTATGTAATCCCCGACGACGTTGGCGGACGCTATTCGGTACTTACCCCTGTGGGACTATTACCCATCGCCGTTGCGGGTATCGACATCCGAGCATTTGTGAAAGGTGCACAGGACATGGAAAAAACAACAGCCCACGAAGCCGAAAATAGTGCGGCTGCTACCTATGCCGCCGTTCGTAACGAATTGTACCGAAACGGTAAGGGTACCGAGATATTGGTGAACTACCAACCTAAGCTGCACTTTGTAGCCGAATGGTGGAAGCAATTATATGGCGAGAGCGAAGGAAAAGAGCATAAAGGTATTTTTCCGGCAGCAGTAGATTTTTCTACCGACCTTCACTCTATGGGACAATATATACAGGAAGGCGTACGCAACATTTTTGAAACGGTGCTTTCCGTAAACAAGGCCAACCGCGAAGTTATTATACCCCGCGACGAAGCCGACCTGGACGGCCTGAATTACCTGGCCGGCAAAAGGGTAGACAAGGTAAATAAAATGGCCGAGCTCGGTACTTTACTTGCTCATGTTGATGGTGGTGTGCCCAACATCCAAATAGAAATACCGGAGCTGAATGCCTATTACATAGGGCAATTGCTTTATTTCTTTGAAATAGCTTGTGGCATAAGCGGTTACATCCTAGGTGTGAATCCCTTCGATCAGCCCGGCGTAGAAGCCTACAAATCAAATATGTTTGCCTTATTGGAGAAGCCAGGATTTGAAGAAGAAACAAAAGCTATTAAAGCGAAGTTGTAA